One window of Camelina sativa cultivar DH55 chromosome 4, Cs, whole genome shotgun sequence genomic DNA carries:
- the LOC104780565 gene encoding activating signal cointegrator 1 isoform X1, whose amino-acid sequence MGTAVGQWLEEALIDLCGRPETGLNFDRDVISGLVSYCDLAQPVDAKEYLDNIIGKEGKSIIAEYLQRRGYKDPTSHVAGSSSSGPELQMYVKPKVDNGASSGIKKPFKTPKEKTSSSSQQAGNGKVTAPPQQQVNPKKKKGGKVISLAEAAKGSIVFQQGKPCACQARRHKLVSNCLSCGKIVCQQEGEGPCSFCGALVLKEGSSYAGLEEGYTPVSDADVAAEAYAKRLVEYDRNSAARTTVIDDQSDYYESESSSWLSAEEKELVRKKREEIEEAERVKKSKVVMTFDLVGRKVLLNEDDISELESGNRILGPPETKNVNRIKPNPTAKLIPIFLEPGPTEKKPNSSSNSSSKRDSKKNRNGLCLEITGRVQHDRSELKYLQADPKSDAKSSWPSGNDGLHVEDGGECCLDYE is encoded by the exons ATGGGAACGGCGGTTGGGCAGTGGCTAGAGGAAGCGTTAATTGATCTCTGCGGGAGACCAGAAACCGGTTTGAATTTCGATCGGGATGTAATCTCCGGTTTAGTCTCCTATTGCGATCTCGCTCAGCCTGTCGATGCCAAGGAGTATCTCGAC AATATTATCGGAAAAGAAGGCAAAAGCATCATTGCAGAGTATCTACAGCGAAGAGGATACAAAGATCCAACCAGCCATGTTGCAGGTAGTAGTAGTTCAGGTCCAGAACTGCAGATGTATGTTAAGCCTAAAGTGGATAACGGTGCTTCTAGTGGAATCAAGAAACCATTTAAAACACCGAAAGAGAAAACATCTTCATCTAGTCAGCAAGCTGGAAATGGGAAGGTAACAGCTCCTCCCCAGCAGCAAGTCAAtcctaagaagaaaaaaggcGGAAAAGTGATTTCTCTAGCAGAGGCAGCTAAAGGATCAATAGTGTTTCAGCAAGGGAAACCTTGTGCATGCCAAGCACGTAGACACAAATTAGTGAGCAACTGTTTGTCGTGTGGGAAAATAGTTTGTCAACAAGAAGGAGAAGGGCCTTGCAGTTTCTGTGGAGCACTTGTGTTGAAAGAAGGAAGTTCATATGCTGGGCTAGAGGAAGGGTATACCCCAGTATCTGATGCTGATGTGGCAGCTGAAGCATATGCGAAAAG GCTTGTGGAGTATGATAGAAATTCGGCTGCACGTACAACGGTTATTGATGATCAGAGTGATTACTATGAAAGTGAGAGTAGTAGTTGGCTCTCTGCAGAG GAAAAAGAGCTAGTAAGGAAGAAACGagaggagattgaagaagctgaaCGAGTCAAAAAGAGCAAAGTGGTTATGACCTTTGATCTAGTCGGCCGTAAG GTCCTGTTAAATGAAGATGATATCTCAGAACTAGAATCAGGCAACAGGATTCTAGGACCACCCGAGACTAAAAACGTGAACAGAATAAAACCGAACCCAACCGCAAAACTCATTCCAATCTTCTTAGAGCCGGGACCAACCGAGAAGAAGCCaaacagcagcagcaacagctcTTCCAAGAGAGACAGCAAGAAAAACCGAAACGGGTTGTGTCTAGAGATCACAGGAAGGGTACAACATGACAGAAGTGAACTCAAGTACTTACAAGCCGATCCGAAATCGGACGCTAAATCATCATGGCCATCAGGAAACGATGGGCTTCATGTAGAAGATGGTGGTGAATGTTGCTTAGATTACGAGtga
- the LOC104780565 gene encoding activating signal cointegrator 1 isoform X2 encodes MGTAVGQWLEEALIDLCGRPETGLNFDRDVISGLVSYCDLAQPVDAKEYLDNIIGKEGKSIIAEYLQRRGYKDPTSHVAGSSSSGPELQMYVKPKVDNGASSGIKKPFKTPKEKTSSSSQQAGNGKVTAPPQQQVNPKKKKGGKVISLAEAAKGSIVFQQGKPCACQARRHKLVSNCLSCGKIVCQQEGEGPCSFCGALVLKEGSSYAGLEEGYTPVSDADVAAEAYAKRLVEYDRNSAARTTVIDDQSDYYESESSSWLSAEEKELVRKKREEIEEAERVKKSKVVMTFDLVGRKVLLNEDDISELESGNRILGPPETKNVNRIKPNPTAKLIPIFLEPGPTEKKPNSSSNSSSKRDSKKNRNGLCLEITGRVQHDRSELKYLQADPKSDAKSSWPSGNDGLHVEDGGECCLDYE; translated from the exons ATGGGAACGGCGGTTGGGCAGTGGCTAGAGGAAGCGTTAATTGATCTCTGCGGGAGACCAGAAACCGGTTTGAATTTCGATCGGGATGTAATCTCCGGTTTAGTCTCCTATTGCGATCTCGCTCAGCCTGTCGATGCCAAGGAGTATCTCGAC AATATTATCGGAAAAGAAGGCAAAAGCATCATTGCAGAGTATCTACAGCGAAGAGGATACAAAGATCCAACCAGCCATGTTGCAGGTAGTAGTAGTTCAGGTCCAGAACTGCAGATGTATGTTAAGCCTAAAGTGGATAACGGTGCTTCTAGTGGAATCAAGAAACCATTTAAAACACCGAAAGAGAAAACATCTTCATCTAGTCAGCAAGCTGGAAATGGGAAGGTAACAGCTCCTCCCCAGCAGCAAGTCAAtcctaagaagaaaaaaggcGGAAAAGTGATTTCTCTAGCAGAGGCAGCTAAAGGATCAATAGTGTTTCAGCAAGGGAAACCTTGTGCATGCCAAGCACGTAGACACAAATTAGTGAGCAACTGTTTGTCGTGTGGGAAAATAGTTTGTCAACAAGAAGGAGAAGGGCCTTGCAGTTTCTGTGGAGCACTTGTGTTGAAAGAAGGAAGTTCATATGCTGGGCTAGAGGAAGGGTATACCCCAGTATCTGATGCTGATGTGGCAGCTGAAGCATATGCGAAAAGGCTTGTGGAGTATGATAGAAATTCGGCTGCACGTACAACGGTTATTGATGATCAGAGTGATTACTATGAAAGTGAGAGTAGTAGTTGGCTCTCTGCAGAG GAAAAAGAGCTAGTAAGGAAGAAACGagaggagattgaagaagctgaaCGAGTCAAAAAGAGCAAAGTGGTTATGACCTTTGATCTAGTCGGCCGTAAG GTCCTGTTAAATGAAGATGATATCTCAGAACTAGAATCAGGCAACAGGATTCTAGGACCACCCGAGACTAAAAACGTGAACAGAATAAAACCGAACCCAACCGCAAAACTCATTCCAATCTTCTTAGAGCCGGGACCAACCGAGAAGAAGCCaaacagcagcagcaacagctcTTCCAAGAGAGACAGCAAGAAAAACCGAAACGGGTTGTGTCTAGAGATCACAGGAAGGGTACAACATGACAGAAGTGAACTCAAGTACTTACAAGCCGATCCGAAATCGGACGCTAAATCATCATGGCCATCAGGAAACGATGGGCTTCATGTAGAAGATGGTGGTGAATGTTGCTTAGATTACGAGtga